In Caulobacter sp. X, the sequence CGCAGCCGTAGCCGTGAATCAACAGAACTGTTTCCACCACCGTTCTCCCCCCGCCCGAAAGACCCGGAAATCAGGCCCCTCGCGCGAACCCCGCGAACGCGGCGACGACTGCTTCGTAGACGCCGCGTTTGAAAGGTACGATCAGTTCGGGTGCTTCGTCGAGCCTACCCCATCGCCAAGCGTCGAACTCGATGTGTTCGTCCGCCGCCAGATCGATCTCGGCCTCGTCTCCGATGAAGCGATAGGCGAACCAAACCTGCTTTTGACCACGCCATCCCCGCGAAGACTTTGGATCGGCCAGGACCTCGGGCGGAAAGTCGTAGGTGATCCAGCCGGGCGTCCGTCCAAGCAGTTCGACGGACGTCACGCCCGTCTCTTCGGCCAGCTCGCGTCGCGCGGCGGTCTCGAGATCCTCGCCGTCATCGACGCCGCCTTGCGGGAACTGCCAGTTATAGGGCGGCGGCTGCTTGTGGCGGCGGCCCAGCCAGACGCGGCCATCCGGATGAAACAGGACGACGCCGACGTTCGGGCGGTGCTGCGGATAGTCAGGCTCTGAACTCATGGGAGCCTTATTCCACAGAGTTTAGCGATGGGCGAGAGCCGAGGCCGGCGCCAGTTGCAGACCGCGCGCCTGCAGGCCGGCGGCCCAGAGGCGGACCTGGTTGATCGTCACCGGATAGGCAAAGCCCGAGCCCAGCGACTGCCCCCGCGCGGAGGCGCCGTTCTCCAGCGCGCGCAGCTGGGCGTCGATGGCGCTGGCCGACAGCTCGTCGTCGATGACGCGATCGGCCGAGGCGCGCGGGATCGGTCCGCCGCGCCGGGCGGCCAGACCGTCGTCGATGAAGGCCAGGCCCCGCGCCTTCAGCACCGCGTTGAAAGTGTTCATCGCCTGGTCGTTGTCGACGAAGCGCGCGCCCAGATAGTTCGACAGACCGAAATAGCCGGTGGCGCGAGACATCAGCCACTCCAGCTTGCGGACGGTGTCCTCGGGCCGGTTGGCGGCGATCAGCGTGTAGGGACCGGGGTCATTGGCGGGATAGTCCGCCGGCTCCATCGGCGTCTCCAGCAGCACCTCGTGGCCGTGCTCGCGGGCCAGATCGATCCAGCCCTGCAGGCCCTCGGCGTAGGGCGCGAACGATAGGGTGACCTCGGCGGGCAGGGTCTCGATCGCCGCGCGGGTGGTCTGGGCGTTGAGGCCCAGGCCGCCGATCACGACGGAGACCTTAGGCCGGCCGTTCGGCGTGAAGGGGCGGGCGTAGGCGTCGGCGGCGGTGCGGCCGTCGGCGGCGATGATCGGCAGCGGCGCGCCGCCGGGGCCCGGCGCGGTCAGGCCGGCGATCGGCGCCTGGGGCAGGCCCGGACCCTGCTGGACGGGCGGCGCAGGCTGCTCGCCCTCGAAGGCGGGCTTTTCGCCTTCCTCGGCGCCCGCCGCCGGGAAGGGCGCGCGGGAAAGCTGGAGCTCGGCGGGCTTCAACGGCGCCTCGTGCGGGCCCTCGGCCGTCAAGGCTTCGCGCCAGCCTTCGGGCGCGTTCTTGGTGGCGCCGATCTTGGTCAGCTCCAGCCGAACGACGGGATTTCCTGCGTGCGGGTCGCTGGTCACCAGAACGAGGGTCGCCAGCGAGGCCAGGAACAGGCACGCCGCGCCGCCGGCGCCGACATAGGGGTTGGCCAGGGCGGTCCCGAGCTTGGCGCGCAGCGCAGCCGACCCGCCGGATGCGGGCGTGGCGGCGGCGTAGGCGGGCTTGCGGGAAAACGTGGCGGCCATCGCCTCGCAGGCTAAGCGGAAGGCCCGAAGAGATGGTTAACAAGACGTCGCCGGCCAGCTGGGCAAGCGTGGCGCGACGCCGCACGGCGGAAACGAAAAACGCCGCCTGACCGGAGGGGCGAGGCGGCGTTTCGTCAGCGTGTTGTGTCGCTGATCTACTTCTTCTCGGTGGCCGGCGCCTTGGTCGCGGCGGCGGCCGCCTTGGCGGTGACCTCGGCGATTTTCGCCGCCGGCGCGGGCAGCTTGGGGGTCTTGGCGACCCCGCCGGCCTTCAGCACGGCCAGGGCCCGCTCCAGTTGGAAGTCATTCTTCTTGTCGTCGAAGCCTGGCGGCGGCGCCTCGGCTGGCGCGTGCGGCGCGACGCGAGTCTTGCCCTCGTCAGCGTTCAGCGCGTTCTTGAAGCTGGCCTCGCTGAACCAGACGCGGTTGGCGATGTCCTGGGCCTGGTCGCGGGTCTGGGCGACCTCGAGGTCCGGGGCGATGCCGGTCTTCTGGATCGAGCGGCCCGACGGCGTGAAATAGCGCGCCGTGGTCAGCTTCAGGGCGCCGTCGGCCCCGCCGCGCAGCGGAATCACGGTCTGCACCGAGCCCTTGCCGAAGCTGGTCAGGCCGACCAGTTCGGCGCGGTGACGGTCCTGAAGGGCGCCGGCGACGATTTCCGCGGCCGAGGCCGAACCCTGGTTGATCAGCACCACCAGCGGCAGGCCGTTCAGCAGGTCGCCGGGCTTGGCGTTGTAGCGTTGGATGTTGCGCGGATCGCGGCCGCGCTGGCTGACCACCTCGCCGCCGTCCAGGAAGACGTCGGACACGCCGACCGCCTGATCCAGCAGGCCGCCCGGATTGTTGCGAAGATCCAGGATCAGGCCCTTCATCTTCGGGTTCTTGGCCTTCAGGTCGTTGATCGAGGCCGTCAGGGCCTCGGTCGCCTTCTCGTTGAAGCCGGGCAGGCGCACGTAACCGTAGTCGCCTTCCATGCGGGCGATGGCGGCCTTGGGCTTGATGATCTCGCGGATCAGCTTGACGTCGAACGGGTCGTTCTTGTCGCGAGCGATCGTCAGGGTGACCGGCTCGCCGGCCGCGCCGCGCATCTGCTTGACCGCTTCGTTGACGGTCAGGCCCAGCACGCTCTGGCCGTTGACGGCGGTGATGTAGTCGCCGGCCTGCACGCCGGCCCGGGCGGCGGGGGTGCCGTCCATCGGCGAGATCACCTTGACCACGCCGTCCTCGCTGGTGACTTCCAGGCCAAGCCCGCCGTACTCGCCGCGGGTGGTGTCCTGCATGTCCTCGTAGCTGTCGGGCGACAGATAGCCCGAGTGCGGGTCCAGGCTGGTCAGCATGCCGTCCAGCGCCGCCTCGATCAGCTTCTTGTCGTCGACCTCGGTGACGTACTGGTCCTCGACCGTGCCCAGCACGTCGCCGAACAGCTCCAGCAACTTGTAGGTCTTGGTCTTGGGCGCGTTGTTCGCCTGGGCGATGGGGCTGATGTAGGCCATGGTCCCCGCGCCGAGGACGAAGGCGGAAACGCCGATGAGCAGGTACTTGCGCATTAAGGCCCAGAAGGCTCCCTGGCGACGCGCGGCGTCGCAAACCAATTATAGCCCCGTCCAACCCGAATGGTCGGCTGTCCGAAGACAGTCACATTACCGAAAAAGCCGGTTATCGCGACTCCTGTTTGAACCAGCGTTCCGGATCCGCCGGCTCGCCGTTCTCACGCACTTCCATATAGAGCTCCGGATCAGAGGATACATGGTCGGGCATCTTTCCGATCGGGGCGCCGGCCGCGACAGATTGTCCTGGCGCGGCGGTGATCTGGTCGAGACCGGCCAGGACGATGTGATAGGCGCCCTGTGCGCGTAGAATGATCACCGCGCCCCATCCGTTCAGCGCCCCGGCGTACTCCACGGTTCCCGCGACGGGCGAGGTCACCGAGAGGCCCTTGTCCGTCCGCAGGGTCAGGCCCGGCGCCTTGCCGCCGGCCGGCATCTCCTGGCCGAAGCGCCGGACGATGGCGCCCGCGACCGGCGGGCGCAGCACCAGCGGTCCGGTCGCCGCCGACCGGCCCAGCCCGTCGCTGAGCGCGCCGAGGGTTCGCAGCTCGCTCTCCTGGGCCAGGGCTTCCTGGGCGTAGGCGCGCTCCAGCTGGGTCTTCTCGATGATCAGCCGCTCGATCTCGCCCTTGCGGTCGGCGACCACGCTCTCGGCGGTGAACAGTTCGGCCGAGGCGGCGGCGGCTTCGCGGCGCAGGGTCCCGACGGCGGTGGCCTGGCGGGCGTAGGCCTGCGCCCGGTGCTGCAGGTCTGGCGTCATGGCGCGGATCAGGATGGCGGCCCGCACCGCGTCGCGGGCGTTGGCCGGCGAGACCAGCAGGGCCGGCGGCGGATCGCGGCGGAACAGCTGCAGCGCCGACAGCAGCCGGGCCAGCCGCTGCCGGTTGAGGCCGAGGTCGGCCAGGATGGCGCGTTCACGGGCGTTCAGCGCCTCAAGCCGCGCCCGCTTGGCGTCGACGTCGGCGCCGGCGGCGACGCGGGCGTGGTCCAGCCGGTCGAGCTCTGCGCGCAGGTCCTCGATCTCGCGGCGGGTGTCGGCGGCCTCCTGGCGGTCCTTGGCGCGCTGCTCCATGGCGGCGCGGTCGACGCTCTGCCAGGCGATCCCGGCCGTGGGCACGGCGAGCGCCAGGGCGGCGAGGATCAGGACAAGACGCGTGGGGCGGCGAAGCATCGCGCCCTTACTATCCCTAATCCCTGTGATAGGGCGAGCCCGACAGGATGGTCGCGGCGCGATAGATCTGTTCCGCCAGCATCGCCCGCGCCAGGGCGTGCGGCCAGGTCTGCGGCCCGAAGGCCATGGTCTCGTTGGCGGTCGACAGGATCGAGGGATCGAGGCCGTCGGCTCCGCCGATCAGGAAGACCACGCGCCGCGTCCCATCGTCGCGCAGCTTGGCCAGGTGGTCGGCGAAGTCGCGGCTCTTGCGGACCTTGCCGTGCTCGTCGCAGGCGATGACGTGGGCGCCCTCCAGATGCGGACGCAGCACCTCGGCCTCGGCGGCCTTGCCGGGCTTGCGGGCCTCGACCTCGACGATCTCGACCGGCCCTAGCGCCAGGGCGCGGCCGGACGCCGTGGCGCGGGACGCATAGTCCAGAGCCAACTGCGCCTCGACCATGCGGCCGAGCTTTCCGACGGTGAGGATGGTGATCTTCATGAGGGTAAGCGTGGCAGCCGAAAGTGGAAGCCGGTTTCGGCGCCCGCCACGCGCCAGGCAAAGAGGCGGCTCAAGGCCGCCGTCTCGCGGAGACAGCGGCCGAGCGCGATCAGATCAGTTCGCCGCGGTGCGGTGCGGGGCGTCGACCGCCCAGATCTTCTCGATGTTGTAGAAGCTGCGCACTTCGGGGCGGAACAGGTGGATGACGACGTCGCCGGCGTCGATCAGCACCCAATCGCAATGCGGCAGGCCTTCGACCCGCGCCTTGCCGAAGCCGTTTTCCTTCAGCGCCCGCAGGATGTGGTCGGCCAAGGCGCCGACGTGACGGTGCGAGCGGCCCGACGCCACGATCAGGCTGTCGGCGACCGAGCTCTTGTCCGTCAGGTCGATGTGGACGATGTCCTGGGCCTTGTCGTCGTCCAGGCGGGACAGGATCAGGCGCTCCAGCGCCTTCACGTCGAGAACCGGACTCAGGCCCGGGGATTCAGTCGAGGACTCGGCGCCGGCCAAGCCTTCGTGCGCACCATGCGCGGGGTCGCTACGCAGCGTATTGCTCCTTATAGGGTCGCTGTGGACAGCTCTCTTAGCACGGAATTGGGCGAAACGTGAGGGGGCGCGTTCACGAAGGTCGATTTGGCCTCGCGCGCCGTGCTGAACCTAGCGGTTCAGCTTGCCAGTCTGGCGGGCCCGAAGCGCCGTGGAAGACGCGAAATTCAGCGGCCCCGTCAGATAGACCCAGGCCGGCGCGGTGGCGTCGGGAAGGCGCGAGGCGGCGCTGGCCGGCCAGCGGGCGAAGGCGAAGCGGCGCGCCGCCGGAGCCGTGCGGGCCTTCAGCGCGATCCAGGGGCGGGAGATCACCGCCACCGGCACCTCGCGCATGATCTGGGTCCAGCCGCGCCAGCGGTGGAAGCCCGCCAGACTGTCGGCGCCCATCACCCAGACGAACTTCACGCCCGGGAAGCGGGCCTTCAGCACCCGCAGGGTGTCGATCGTGTATTGCGAGCCCAGCCGCGTCTCGGCGTCCGAGACGATCATGCCCGAGCCGCGCGCCCAGCGCCGGGCCTGCGCCATCCGTTCGGCCACGGGCTTGGTCTCGTGAGAGGGTTTCAGCGGGTTCTGCGGCGAGACCAGCCAGATGACGCGGTCCAGCTCGAGACGGCGCATGGCCGTCTCGGCCACGTGGGCGTGCCCCTCGTGCGCCGGGTTGAAGCTGCCGCCGAACAGGCCGACGCGCATCCCCGGCTCCAGGTGGAAACCGAGGCGCTGCGCAGCGGGCCGGCCGGCGTCAGGGACGAGTCTGGCCGGTCCCGCGAACCACATATTTGAACGTCGTCAGTTGCTCGGCCCCAACCGGACCGCGGGCGTGTAGCTTGTCTGTAGCGATGCCGATCTCGGCCCCGAAGCCGAACTCGCCGCCATCGGCGAACTGGGTCGAGGCGTTGACCAGCACGATAGCGCTGTCGACCGCCGCGACGAAGGCCTCGGCGGCCGCCTCGTCCTCGGTGACGATCGCGTCGGTGTGGCCAGAGCCGAAGGCGGCGATGTGCGCGGCCGCGCCCTCGACGCCTTCGACCACGGCGACCGAGAGGATCGCGGCCAGGTATTCGGTGGTCCAGTCCTCGGTCGTCGCGGCCTTCATCTCGGGGACGATGGCGCGGGCGGCGGCGTCGCCGCGCAGCTCGCAGCCGGCCGAGATCAGCGCCTGGGCGATCGGCGGCAGCAGGGACGCGGCGGCGGCCTTGTCGACCAGCAGGGTCTCGGCCGAGCCGCAGACCGAGACGCGGCGAAGCTTGGCGTTGACGACGATGTCGACGGCCTTCTGGAGGTCGGCGGCGGCGTGGACGAAGACGTGGTTGAGGCCTTCCAGGTGGCCTAGCACCGGGGCGCGGGCCTCGGCCTGGACGCGGGCGACCAGGCTCTTGCCGCCGCGCGGGATGATCAGG encodes:
- a CDS encoding RNA pyrophosphohydrolase, which translates into the protein MSSEPDYPQHRPNVGVVLFHPDGRVWLGRRHKQPPPYNWQFPQGGVDDGEDLETAARRELAEETGVTSVELLGRTPGWITYDFPPEVLADPKSSRGWRGQKQVWFAYRFIGDEAEIDLAADEHIEFDAWRWGRLDEAPELIVPFKRGVYEAVVAAFAGFARGA
- a CDS encoding divergent polysaccharide deacetylase family protein, which encodes MAATFSRKPAYAAATPASGGSAALRAKLGTALANPYVGAGGAACLFLASLATLVLVTSDPHAGNPVVRLELTKIGATKNAPEGWREALTAEGPHEAPLKPAELQLSRAPFPAAGAEEGEKPAFEGEQPAPPVQQGPGLPQAPIAGLTAPGPGGAPLPIIAADGRTAADAYARPFTPNGRPKVSVVIGGLGLNAQTTRAAIETLPAEVTLSFAPYAEGLQGWIDLAREHGHEVLLETPMEPADYPANDPGPYTLIAANRPEDTVRKLEWLMSRATGYFGLSNYLGARFVDNDQAMNTFNAVLKARGLAFIDDGLAARRGGPIPRASADRVIDDELSASAIDAQLRALENGASARGQSLGSGFAYPVTINQVRLWAAGLQARGLQLAPASALAHR
- a CDS encoding S41 family peptidase codes for the protein MRKYLLIGVSAFVLGAGTMAYISPIAQANNAPKTKTYKLLELFGDVLGTVEDQYVTEVDDKKLIEAALDGMLTSLDPHSGYLSPDSYEDMQDTTRGEYGGLGLEVTSEDGVVKVISPMDGTPAARAGVQAGDYITAVNGQSVLGLTVNEAVKQMRGAAGEPVTLTIARDKNDPFDVKLIREIIKPKAAIARMEGDYGYVRLPGFNEKATEALTASINDLKAKNPKMKGLILDLRNNPGGLLDQAVGVSDVFLDGGEVVSQRGRDPRNIQRYNAKPGDLLNGLPLVVLINQGSASAAEIVAGALQDRHRAELVGLTSFGKGSVQTVIPLRGGADGALKLTTARYFTPSGRSIQKTGIAPDLEVAQTRDQAQDIANRVWFSEASFKNALNADEGKTRVAPHAPAEAPPPGFDDKKNDFQLERALAVLKAGGVAKTPKLPAPAAKIAEVTAKAAAAATKAPATEKK
- a CDS encoding murein hydrolase activator EnvC, translated to MLRRPTRLVLILAALALAVPTAGIAWQSVDRAAMEQRAKDRQEAADTRREIEDLRAELDRLDHARVAAGADVDAKRARLEALNARERAILADLGLNRQRLARLLSALQLFRRDPPPALLVSPANARDAVRAAILIRAMTPDLQHRAQAYARQATAVGTLRREAAAASAELFTAESVVADRKGEIERLIIEKTQLERAYAQEALAQESELRTLGALSDGLGRSAATGPLVLRPPVAGAIVRRFGQEMPAGGKAPGLTLRTDKGLSVTSPVAGTVEYAGALNGWGAVIILRAQGAYHIVLAGLDQITAAPGQSVAAGAPIGKMPDHVSSDPELYMEVRENGEPADPERWFKQESR
- the rlmH gene encoding 23S rRNA (pseudouridine(1915)-N(3))-methyltransferase RlmH; translated protein: MKITILTVGKLGRMVEAQLALDYASRATASGRALALGPVEIVEVEARKPGKAAEAEVLRPHLEGAHVIACDEHGKVRKSRDFADHLAKLRDDGTRRVVFLIGGADGLDPSILSTANETMAFGPQTWPHALARAMLAEQIYRAATILSGSPYHRD
- the rsfS gene encoding ribosome silencing factor, with translation MRSDPAHGAHEGLAGAESSTESPGLSPVLDVKALERLILSRLDDDKAQDIVHIDLTDKSSVADSLIVASGRSHRHVGALADHILRALKENGFGKARVEGLPHCDWVLIDAGDVVIHLFRPEVRSFYNIEKIWAVDAPHRTAAN
- a CDS encoding nicotinate-nucleotide adenylyltransferase is translated as MWFAGPARLVPDAGRPAAQRLGFHLEPGMRVGLFGGSFNPAHEGHAHVAETAMRRLELDRVIWLVSPQNPLKPSHETKPVAERMAQARRWARGSGMIVSDAETRLGSQYTIDTLRVLKARFPGVKFVWVMGADSLAGFHRWRGWTQIMREVPVAVISRPWIALKARTAPAARRFAFARWPASAASRLPDATAPAWVYLTGPLNFASSTALRARQTGKLNR
- a CDS encoding glutamate-5-semialdehyde dehydrogenase, with protein sequence MDDAGVSLQATMADMGRTAREGARALRLASPEQRTAAIRAMAAEIRKAAPAILAANAEDLSRAEANGVSGPMLDRLALDAARLDGVAAGVEAVAEIADPLGVATSRWTRPNGLDISRVRTPIGVIAMIYESRPNVTADAAALCVRSGNAVILRGGSECIASNLAIHAAIERGLEAAGLPASAVQAVKTPDRAAVGMILQGLDRSVDLIIPRGGKSLVARVQAEARAPVLGHLEGLNHVFVHAAADLQKAVDIVVNAKLRRVSVCGSAETLLVDKAAAASLLPPIAQALISAGCELRGDAAARAIVPEMKAATTEDWTTEYLAAILSVAVVEGVEGAAAHIAAFGSGHTDAIVTEDEAAAEAFVAAVDSAIVLVNASTQFADGGEFGFGAEIGIATDKLHARGPVGAEQLTTFKYVVRGTGQTRP